A window from uncultured Fibrobacter sp. encodes these proteins:
- the coaD gene encoding pantetheine-phosphate adenylyltransferase, with product MKRIAVFAGSFDPFTLGHLDVVERACALFDEVYVLLAVNASKKYLLSESAKVEIVKKAVEKIPNVKVESFGGLTVDFMKRVGAKYLVRGIRNGADVEYEQTVAWNNKVLYPECETVFLSSSPEHLMVSSTVVRELLKVGVAKNAEGKEILAKYVPADVIPLLIAYDFN from the coding sequence ATGAAAAGAATCGCCGTGTTTGCCGGGTCGTTCGATCCGTTTACCTTGGGACATCTGGATGTCGTGGAACGTGCCTGCGCGCTGTTTGACGAAGTTTATGTCCTGCTGGCGGTGAATGCATCCAAAAAATATTTGCTTTCGGAATCGGCTAAGGTCGAAATTGTAAAGAAGGCCGTTGAAAAAATTCCGAACGTAAAGGTTGAATCTTTTGGCGGGTTGACCGTAGATTTTATGAAACGTGTCGGGGCGAAATATCTGGTGCGTGGAATCCGTAATGGCGCCGATGTGGAATACGAACAGACGGTTGCCTGGAATAACAAGGTGCTTTACCCGGAATGTGAAACGGTTTTCCTGTCGAGCTCCCCTGAACACTTGATGGTGTCGAGCACCGTGGTGCGTGAACTTTTGAAAGTCGGCGTTGCGAAAAATGCGGAAGGAAAGGAAATCCTCGCTAAATACGTCCCTGCCGATGTAATCCCCTTACTAATTGCCTATGACTTTAACTAG
- a CDS encoding CinA family protein, translating to MVRKTTINSKTELDEIERCASIETIREKTHELAIAIQKALLDRGEMLSTAESLTGGLVASHIVDIAGSSAVFAGGVVAYQNEIKEHVLGVPHAILEEKGAVSAETVLNMAEGARQKFGCEWAIATSGIAGPGGAEPGKPVGTVWIAVTNSLQNEVFCKIFAGNRTEVREKSVYSVLSKLLFLLNNQKSTCTSEH from the coding sequence ATGGTACGCAAAACGACAATCAACTCCAAAACCGAACTCGATGAAATCGAACGCTGCGCAAGCATCGAAACCATCCGTGAAAAGACCCACGAATTGGCAATCGCCATTCAGAAGGCTCTTTTGGATCGCGGCGAGATGCTTTCCACCGCCGAATCCTTGACGGGCGGCCTCGTGGCAAGCCACATTGTCGATATCGCAGGCAGTTCCGCCGTATTCGCCGGAGGCGTTGTCGCCTACCAGAACGAAATCAAGGAACACGTTCTTGGCGTTCCCCATGCCATTCTCGAAGAAAAAGGCGCCGTTTCCGCCGAAACCGTCCTGAACATGGCCGAAGGTGCTCGCCAAAAGTTCGGTTGCGAGTGGGCAATCGCCACCTCCGGAATTGCAGGCCCCGGCGGCGCCGAACCCGGCAAACCTGTGGGTACAGTGTGGATAGCTGTCACCAATAGTTTGCAAAATGAAGTTTTTTGTAAAATTTTCGCAGGAAATCGCACTGAAGTGCGCGAAAAAAGCGTGTATAGTGTATTGAGCAAGCTACTTTTTTTGCTGAATAACCAAAAAAGCACTTGCACAAGTGAACACTAA
- a CDS encoding rhomboid family intramembrane serine protease, with the protein MRPFRFLPKVLRVLLISNAVVFGLAFIGGKILGLHLNLPGLGYGSIAEYIAYFGAFWPFAPEQAWRFVTYMFVHVDFWHFLFNMLMLWMFGSEVADMMGPKHFTGMYFFCGIFAAVFSLVMFWLGMTNSPIIGASGALMGIFVAYYKFFPNRMLLMFFFFPMKIKYAMWFMVAVDVFMAHSGDGVAHLAHLGGVVGGFLYMHFYERGFGNIGKAFEKFRGPKFTVHPGGKSADETRERSAESNSDTNAIEGEVFYVDENKRMDEILKKVNRDGINSLNESERQFLLQASEKLRRRRGGF; encoded by the coding sequence ATGAGACCCTTCCGTTTTTTACCTAAAGTCCTTCGGGTGCTGCTGATTAGCAACGCGGTCGTTTTCGGCCTTGCGTTTATTGGTGGCAAGATTCTCGGGCTGCACCTGAATTTGCCTGGCCTCGGTTATGGCAGCATTGCCGAATACATTGCCTACTTTGGTGCCTTCTGGCCGTTTGCCCCGGAGCAGGCGTGGCGCTTTGTCACCTATATGTTCGTGCATGTGGATTTCTGGCATTTCCTCTTTAACATGCTGATGCTCTGGATGTTCGGTAGCGAAGTTGCCGATATGATGGGGCCGAAACATTTTACGGGAATGTATTTCTTCTGCGGAATTTTTGCCGCAGTGTTCAGCCTAGTCATGTTCTGGCTTGGCATGACGAATAGCCCGATTATTGGTGCGTCCGGTGCGCTCATGGGAATTTTCGTGGCGTACTACAAGTTCTTTCCGAACCGGATGCTTCTGATGTTCTTCTTTTTCCCGATGAAAATCAAGTACGCGATGTGGTTCATGGTCGCGGTCGATGTGTTCATGGCTCATTCCGGGGACGGCGTGGCGCACCTCGCTCATTTGGGCGGTGTCGTGGGCGGGTTCCTCTATATGCATTTCTATGAACGCGGCTTTGGTAACATTGGCAAGGCTTTCGAAAAATTCCGCGGCCCCAAGTTTACGGTGCATCCGGGTGGAAAGTCTGCCGATGAAACTCGCGAACGTTCGGCGGAATCGAATTCCGATACGAATGCTATCGAAGGTGAAGTTTTTTATGTGGATGAAAACAAGCGGATGGATGAAATCCTGAAAAAAGTCAACCGCGATGGAATCAATTCGCTGAACGAGTCCGAACGTCAATTTCTATTACAGGCGAGCGAAAAGTTGCGCCGCCGCAGAGGAGGCTTCTAA
- a CDS encoding adenosine kinase translates to MKKVLGMGAALVDILANVDDAWIAAQGVQKGGMNMVDWPQMEKFLGALDKPLRVPGGSTCNTMVGLSRLGGKAAFISKIGDDELGKLFQEHLKNNGVESKLGLSDAATGCVFSAVTPDAQRSMWTYLGASDFLSSEDFVPALYDGVGLLYAEGYRAFNADCFKKSFTLARSLGVETALDFSSFGVVDACRKTFDELFEGKMIDIIIANEDEAFAYAGVKEDAALDVLAKKAKVAVVKIGKRGALIAKDGKVVHVQAGPAKAIDTTGAGDLWASGFLYGYMNGWDMERSGNLGSAVSNEVVQVMGAQIPEDGWKRILAVRG, encoded by the coding sequence ATGAAGAAAGTTTTAGGTATGGGCGCAGCCCTTGTTGATATTTTGGCTAACGTAGATGATGCCTGGATTGCAGCTCAGGGCGTGCAGAAGGGTGGCATGAACATGGTGGACTGGCCGCAGATGGAAAAGTTCCTGGGGGCGCTCGATAAGCCCCTTCGCGTGCCGGGTGGTTCTACCTGCAATACCATGGTGGGCCTTTCTCGCCTCGGTGGCAAGGCCGCCTTTATTTCGAAGATTGGCGATGACGAACTCGGTAAGCTTTTCCAGGAACACCTGAAGAATAACGGCGTGGAATCGAAGCTCGGTCTTTCGGATGCCGCTACGGGTTGTGTTTTTTCTGCCGTGACTCCCGATGCACAGCGTTCCATGTGGACCTACCTCGGTGCTTCTGATTTCCTTTCGAGCGAAGACTTTGTGCCGGCCCTTTACGATGGCGTGGGTCTGTTGTATGCTGAAGGCTACCGTGCCTTCAACGCCGATTGCTTCAAGAAGTCGTTCACCTTGGCCCGTAGCCTCGGTGTAGAAACCGCTCTCGATTTTAGCAGCTTTGGCGTGGTTGATGCTTGCCGCAAGACTTTCGACGAACTCTTTGAGGGCAAGATGATCGACATCATTATCGCAAACGAAGACGAAGCTTTTGCCTATGCCGGTGTCAAGGAAGATGCCGCTCTCGATGTGCTTGCGAAGAAGGCGAAGGTCGCTGTTGTGAAAATCGGCAAGCGCGGTGCCCTGATTGCAAAGGATGGCAAGGTGGTGCATGTGCAGGCGGGCCCTGCCAAGGCAATCGATACGACGGGTGCTGGTGACCTGTGGGCATCGGGTTTCCTGTATGGCTATATGAATGGCTGGGATATGGAACGTTCGGGTAACCTCGGTAGTGCTGTCTCGAACGAGGTGGTGCAGGTGATGGGTGCCCAGATTCCTGAAGACGGCTGGAAGCGCATTCTTGCCGTAAGAGGATAA